A genomic segment from Microbulbifer elongatus encodes:
- a CDS encoding alpha/beta hydrolase, producing the protein MDLLKDFNAVDTSPVIHRPDYSALRSQLPALDFCCAQPLPESVISYRNFYRLNFAEATGTGIGTFNSAGFELVAQYWRVANPKGTLFICHGYFDHTGIYGSAIRFGLERGYNVVAVDFPGHGLSSGEPVAIDTFMQYREVLEALLSRAREKMPEPWHAMGQSTGGATLLAYLQFSHWQPFDRVMLLAPLVRPANWHLRKWMFYLGRFLLPHPSRGFNINTHDAEFARRQAHRDPLQSPVMSIRWLGAMVDWLKLFPKSSRNPKSILVVQGTDDKTVDWRYNMGVIGDRFPNSKRVIVRGARHQMINETQPYRQRILAALDEWLSQ; encoded by the coding sequence ATGGATCTGCTCAAAGATTTCAATGCCGTAGATACCAGCCCGGTCATACACCGGCCGGACTATTCGGCGCTGCGCAGCCAGCTGCCGGCACTGGATTTCTGCTGCGCTCAGCCCCTGCCGGAGTCGGTAATCTCCTACCGCAACTTCTATCGCCTGAATTTTGCCGAAGCCACCGGGACCGGAATCGGCACCTTCAACTCTGCCGGTTTTGAACTGGTTGCCCAGTACTGGCGGGTAGCCAACCCCAAGGGCACGCTGTTTATCTGTCACGGGTATTTTGATCACACCGGCATTTACGGTTCTGCCATCCGCTTTGGTCTGGAGCGCGGCTACAACGTAGTGGCGGTGGATTTTCCTGGACACGGCCTGTCCAGTGGCGAGCCCGTAGCCATTGATACCTTCATGCAGTATCGGGAAGTTCTGGAAGCGTTGCTGAGCCGGGCCAGAGAAAAAATGCCGGAGCCCTGGCATGCCATGGGGCAGAGCACTGGCGGGGCCACTCTGCTGGCGTATCTTCAGTTCAGCCATTGGCAACCGTTTGACAGGGTCATGCTGCTCGCGCCCCTGGTGCGGCCGGCCAACTGGCATCTGCGCAAGTGGATGTTTTACCTTGGGCGCTTCCTGTTGCCGCACCCCAGCCGCGGCTTCAACATCAACACGCACGATGCAGAGTTTGCTCGCCGCCAGGCCCACCGCGATCCACTGCAGTCGCCGGTGATGTCGATTCGCTGGTTGGGGGCTATGGTGGACTGGTTGAAGTTGTTTCCGAAATCCAGCCGCAATCCAAAATCCATACTGGTGGTTCAGGGCACCGACGATAAGACGGTGGACTGGCGCTACAATATGGGGGTGATTGGCGATCGTTTCCCCAACAGCAAACGGGTGATTGTGCGCGGCGCGCGCCACCAGATGATCAATGAAACCCAGCCCTACCGTCAGCGTATTCTCGCTGCCCTCGACGAGTGGCTATCCCAGTAG